In Papaver somniferum cultivar HN1 chromosome 1, ASM357369v1, whole genome shotgun sequence, a genomic segment contains:
- the LOC113324128 gene encoding beta-1,4-mannosyl-glycoprotein 4-beta-N-acetylglucosaminyltransferase-like: MAGRTPRFTARRPPSKSLLILVLFLLIPVCVITIFNHGQKISYFFRPLWDVAPAPFNHIPHYYAENVSMYQLCALHGWSLRSEPRRVFDAVIFSHELDLLELRWHELDPYITKFVILEANTTFTGIPKPLFFTQNLERFKFAEEKIVHNVFSGRRAVRGVYEDPFVLESEQRVAMNRLIQRSGISIGDILIMSDTDEIPSPNTIKLLQWCDGIPAVMHLQLKNFMYSFEFPVDFSSWRATAHVYGPRTRYRHSRQSDDLLSDAGWHCSFCFRRLQDFVFKMTGYSHADRVRKQDFLNYSRIQKIICQGNDLFDMLPEEYSFKELIKKMGSIPKSGSAVHLPAYLLKNADKFKFFLPGGCLRPE; encoded by the coding sequence ATGGCTGGACGAACTCCCCGCTTCACAGCAAGACGGCCTCCCTCCAAGTCTCTCTTGATTCTAGTCCTTTTTCTACTTATCCCTGTGTGTGTCATCACAATCTTTAATCATGGACAGAAGATTTCATACTTTTTTCGGCCACTTTGGGATGTTGCTCCAGCCCCATTCAACCATATCCCTCATTACTATGCTGAGAACGTGTCAATGTACCAGCTCTGCGCCCTCCATGGCTGGTCTCTTCGTTCTGAACCTCGTCGAGTTTTTGATGCAGTAATCTTCAGTCATGAGCTTGATTTATTGGAACTGAGATGGCACGAACTCGACCCTTACATCACTAAATTCGTCATTCTCGAGGCAAACACCACCTTCACTGGAATTCCGAAACCTCTATTCTTTACCCAAAACCTTGAGAGGTTCAAGTTTGCTGAGGAAAAGATCGTTCATAATGTCTTCTCCGGTCGAAGAGCCGTTCGTGGGGTTTATGAAGATCCATTTGTTCTGGAATCTGAGCAACGTGTAGCCATGAACAGATTAATACAGCGTTCAGGGATCTCCATCGGCGACATTCTTATAATGTCAGATACAGATGAGATTCCGAGCCCTAACACAATAAAACTGTTACAGTGGTGTGATGGTATACCGGCGGTGATGCACCTGCAACTTAAAAACTTCATGTACTCCTTTGAGTTCCCAGTGGATTTCAGCAGTTGGCGTGCCACAGCTCATGTGTATGGGCCAAGAACGCGTTACCGTCATTCTCGCCAGTCGGATGACCTTCTCTCTGACGCAGGCTGGCATTGCAGTTTTTGCTTTCGCAGGCTTCAAGATTTTGTGTTCAAGATGACTGGGTATAGTCATGCAGATCGCGTCCGGAAACAAGACTTTCTCAACTATTCGAGAATTCAGAAGATTATTTGCCAGGGGAACGATCTGTTTGATATGTTACCAGAAGAGTATAGCTTCAAGGAGTTGATTAAGAAGATGGGTTCAATACCAAAGTCAGGTTCTGCAGTTCACCTCCCTGCTTACTTGTTGAAGAATGCTGACAAGTTCAAGTTCTTTCTCCCAGGAGGTTGTTTGCGGCCCGAGTAA